The following are from one region of the Oncorhynchus nerka isolate Pitt River linkage group LG8, Oner_Uvic_2.0, whole genome shotgun sequence genome:
- the LOC115133584 gene encoding perilipin-2-like, producing MESVEVVNNQNVVERVASLPLVSSTYDMVSSAYCTTKDNHPYLKSMCEVAELGVRTITTVALTGAAPIIGKLEPQIAMANDLACKGLDKIEKTLPILHQPSDQIVANTKDAVTGAKDVMSVTVTGAKDSVSHTLTSAVDRTRGAVQDSVQMTRAAVSGSVNTVMESRMAQMVSSGMETALTTSERLVDQYLPRTEDELEMEAKTVKGFDVAKDAPNYYVRLGSLSTKLRKRAYHKALAQIKDTKQRSQESISQLNHTVDLIDYARKNIDGANQKVKGKLSSLVEWKSNEEDGNEAENIESRTLAMARSLTQQLQTTCLALVSGLQGLPQNIQEEAMSLSHSASQIYSSFSKASAFGDLSDGVLASSKAQLNKMKESLDDVMDYLVNNTPLNWLVPDFTFSDLASEPDLSSVEDDGMSDESNSNEPLSAPLAHQ from the exons ATGGAGTCAGTTGAAGTCGTCAATAATCAG AATGTGGTTGAGAGGGTGGCCAGCCTCCCCTTGGTGAGCTCCACCTATGACATGGTGTCCAGTGCCTACTGCACCACCAAGGATAACCACCCCTACCTCAAGTCCATGTGCGAGGTGGCCGAGCTGGGGGTGCGAACCATCACCACTGTGGCCCTCACTGGTGCAGCGCCCATCATCGGCAAGCTGGAGCCACAAA TTGCCATGGCCAATGACCTGGCCTGTAAAGGTTTGGATAAGATTGAGAAGACCTTGCCAATCCTGCACCAGCCTTCTGATCAG ATTGTTGCCAACACCAAGGATGCAGTGACCGGTGCCAAAGACGTGATGTCTGTCACCGTCACGGGGGCCAAGGACAGTGTGTCCCACACCTTGACTAGCGCGGTGGACCGGACCAGGGGTGCTGTGCAGGACAGCGTGCAGATGACCCGGGCTGCGGTCAGTGGTAGCGTAAACACGGTGATGGAGAGCCGCATGGCCCAGATGGTCAGTAGCGGAATGGAGACGGCCCTCACCACCTCTGAGCGCTTGGTGGACCAGTACCTGCCTCGCACTGAGGACGAGCTGG AAATGGAGGCTAAAACGGTGAAAGGGTTCGACGTGGCCAAGGATGCACCTAACTACTATGTTCGTCTGGGCTCTCTGTCTACCAAGCTGCGTAAGAGAGCGTACCACAAGGCCCTGGCCCAGATCAAAGACACCAAGCAGCGCAGCCAGGAGTCCATCTCACAGCTCAACCACACTGTGGACCTG ATTGATTACGCCAGAAAGAATATTGACGGAGCTAACCAGAAGGTGAAAGGCAAACTGAGCTCCCTGGTCGAGTGGAAGTCTAATGAAGAAGATGGCAATGAGGCAGAG AACATAGAATCGAGGACCCTGGCGATGGCGCGCTCCCTCACTCAGCAGCTGCAGACAACGTGCCTGGCGCTAGTCTCTGGTCTGCAGGGCCTTCCACAGAACATCCAGGAGGAGGCGATGTCCCTTAGCCACTCTGCCTCGCAAATCTACTCCAGCTTCAGCAAGGCGTCGGCGTTCGGTGACCTGTCGGATGGCGTTCTAGCCAGCAGCAAGGCCCAGCTGAACAAGATGAAGGAGTCGCTGGATGACGTCATGGACTACCTGGTGAACAACACACCCCTCAACTGGCTG GTACCAGACTTCACCTTCTCAGACTTGGCCTCGgaacctgacctctcctcagttgAGGACGATGGCATGTCAGATGAGTCCAACAGCAACGAACCCCTATCAGCTCCCCTTGCTCACCAATAA
- the LOC115133585 gene encoding uncharacterized protein LOC115133585: protein MALSPQIIQLHLDSTTKEVVSTIVSCYKPEVPEEELTYSHEKMSSDTSLLATEFVDHVIAWLKVISAASSVTSSSESLCVSPNAFICELSSETFQTQAVKRVKQVLIESVRCFSNSGSSSISESHTSRVSQSDFGIQQDSSSTSLMSMDSSSFDVVAAVVKDMKSLLQTTESTDSLQPTDSALLHGTTSYSETSSKSWQSGVAISDFKLWSTAQTIYRHLRNNLREFFIRHHQPDVKTTDAIIMQAKKSSSQILLAIQEEMTRSEELMTSRELVQLHGIVGMMLEGVETVCSEDDTEQEWQELQRPSTSLSTASKGSRSQRLNNTHTLPGTPMSTELLDSSFPVIRSTCIDARDDIASGASLSDRGKTLNGVVSFIIEHLDPEVMQQITSPDSDLTSLEELISKEKIHSLCHDLVAQLESLIREQNSIPLIKSVAVGKCVSDTVLLNLARRENQVGKPFSSKLIYMFAEELVKQLLLPLILPPSLLGLDQEASLYDVPSSTSSHRSSSSTTSLVTVLDGSSSVVSASSSQVYDDTVNLFTSAICHQVMDNISGASSHTVEDNIHDREASIIATGSVEQAQSDSSSPRAVKQDKWRFRFLPKFSKFRLNLKDLEDSHQEKGMEEEVEAEKPDAQLKEEKKVMSGKAPTKSADQGTEEGSSVAFCSPRAHYPDKYRNRVAVIQLLQEELRKSQLYPSGMEEDVCFPILINFMRNLTDGQWEVIQEGMRNPTTKVELAKMCRKIAKTVSHIAVEILIPTLAQILELDSAGEASSSPSLTGSECANISSIQEHVVKLNEDGLPKRPGSGRSLCSQWVKSPYPSSTEFEQRLELIRGHSYHNRELRTSDSGRHYYSSHTPTPRSSTSSQTSLQRAHRVDARLTDPLNALFGITEATILQTLGDQSCSSGSPGLTRSVVRDVVSQVNSDISLIISYSSSGKSSPVLCDTGRRYAMQAAQKLVSVICAKLRRFGITGQAAPQAKTNPSKENVDIEASLAPLTGEVMAVMVNSRECQGEEQGTMDVLREITHKVNVLASRDSVGLLEDSLAEEKNLKETVSSGSLVSPNILILSPSEKKLGSPVMTTIEKFSSGELKSEATNAISEVLIRSSRSLSAQMSACTPEHSCNLASERNLPAMPELLTTTINVGSEASGIMDSFLSDMTCIAQSDFTKMKALPAALNLSKRLQNTLRGFYSRLLAPNSSERDKEENLEQAKNISAPTLIQKSFGSNKSARMLPGVISPGEVALHRHQSESSRPMALSPQIIQLHLDSTTKEVVSTIVSCYKPEVPEEELTYSHEKMSSDTSLLATEFVDHVIAWLKVISAASSATSSSESLCVSPNAFICELSSETFQTQAVKRVKQVLIESVRCFSNSGSSSISESHTSRVSQSDFGIQQDSSSTSLMSMDSSSFGVVAAVVKDMKSLLQTTESTDSLQPTDSALLHGTTSYSETSSKSWQSGVAISDFKLWSTAQTIYRHLRNNLREFFIRHHQPDVKTTDAIIMQAKKQQSNLACHPRGNDQIGGIDDLTGAGATPWHCGNDAGGCGDSLQ, encoded by the exons ATGGCTCTTAGCCCTCAGATCATTCAGCTTCACCTCGACTCTACCACTAAGGAGGTTGTGAGCACAATTGTGTCATGTTACAAGCCAGAAGTTCCTGAGGAAGAATTGACATATTCACATGAAAAGATGTCATCGGATACGTCCCTTTTGGCTACTGAGTTTGTGGACCATGTCATAGCTTGGTTAAAGGTCATCTCTGCCGCAAGTTCTGTAACTTCTTCATCAGAGAGTTTGTGCGTTTCTCCAAATGCATTCATTTGCGAACTCTCCAGTGAAACGTTTCAGACACAGGCTGTGAAACGAGTGAAACAAGTCCTAATTGAATCTGTCAGGTGCTTTTCCAACTCAGGAAGTTCCAGCATATCAGAGTCCCACACTAGTCGGGTCAGTCAATCAGATTTTGGCATTCAACAGGATTCCTCCTCGACTTCCTTAATGAGCATGGACTCATCCTCTTTTGATGTTGTTGCAGCCGTTGTGAAAGACATGAAGAGCCTGTTGCAGACCACCGAATCAACTGATAGTCTACAGCCAACTGATTCTGCCCTTCTACATGGTACCACAAGTTATTCTGAGACATCAAGCAAGAGCTGGCAAAGTGGTGTTGCCATTTCTGACTTTAAACTTTGGTCTACAGCACAGACTATTTATAGGCACCTGCGGAACAACCTGAGAGAGTTTTTCATCCGGCATCATCAACCAGATGTAAAAACCACAGATGCGATCATAATGCAAGCCAAAAAAAGCAGCAGTCAAATCTTGCTTGCCATCCAAGAGGAAATGACCAGATCGGAGGAATTGATGACCTCACGGGAGCTGGTGCAACTCCATGGCATTGTGGGAATGATGCTGGAGGGTGTGGAGACAGTTTGCAGTGAGGATGATACAGAGCAAGAGTGGCAAGAGCTTCAAAGGCCTTCAACTTCTTTATCTACTGCTTCAAAAGGCTCAAGGTCTCAGAGATTGAACAATACTCACACTCTCCCAGGAACTCCAATGTCAACTGAGTTACTGGACAGTAGCTTCCCTGTCATTAGAAGCACATGTATTGATGCAAGAGATGATATTGCATCCGGGGCCTCATTGAGTGACCGAGGAAAAACCCTGAATGGTGTGGTGAGCTTCATCATTGAACATCTTGATCCTGAAGTGATGCAGCAGATCACTTCTCCAGACTCTGATCTAACATCACTAGAAGAACTTATCTCAAAGGAGAAGATTCACTCATTGTGCCATGACCTTGTTGCTCAACTTGAGAGCCTCATTCGGGAGCAGAACAGCATCCCACTAATCAAATCGGTGGCAGTCGGTAAGTGTGTCTCTGACACAGTTTTGCTTAACCTAGCAAGGAGGGAAAACCAAGTGGGGAAACCCTTCTCCTCCAAACTCATCTACATGTTCGCTGAGGAGTTAGTGAAGCAATTGCTGCTTCCTTTGATCTTGCCTCCTTCATTGTTGGGCTTGGATCAGGAAGCCTCCCTTTACGATGTTCCGTCGAGCACATCTAGTCACCGCAGCTCAAGTTCCACTACTTCTCTAGTGACTGTACTTGATGGTAGTAGCTCTGTGGTGTCTGCTAGTTCTTCGCAGGTTTACGATGACACAGTGAATCTGTTCACAAGCGCAATCTGTCATCAAGTGATGGACAACATTTCTGGAGCCTCTAGTCACACAGTGGAGGACAACATCCATGACAGAGAGGCATCCATCATTGCTACTGGGTCTGTGGAGCAGGCCCAGAGTGATTCCAGTTCTCCTCGGGCTGTGAAACAAGACAAATGGAGGTTCAGATTCCTCCCCAAGTTTTCCAAGTTCAGACTCAACCTCAAG GACTTGGAAGATAGCCACCAGGAGaaagggatggaagaggaggtggaggcagAGAAACCAGACGCTCAACTAAAGGAAGAGAAGAAGGTCATGTCTGGCAAG GCCCCCACAAAATCAGCAGACCAAGGCACTGAAGAAG GTTCCTCAGTGGCATTCTGTTCACCCCGAGCTCACTATCCAGATAAATACCGAAACAGAGTGGCCGTAATTCAACTCTTACAGGAGGAATTACGCAAGAGTCAACTTTACCCCTCAGGAATGGAAGAGGACGTCTGCTTCCCAATCCTCATCAATTTCATGAGGAATCTCACTGATGG GCAGTGGGAGGTGATTCAGGAGGGCATGAGAAATCCT ACAACCAAAGTAGAACTTGCCAAAATGTGTAGGAAGATAGCGAAAACGGTTTCCCACATTGCGGTAGAGATCCTCATCCCAACCCTTGCACAAATATTAGAGCTTGATTCCGCTGGAGAAGCTAGTTCCTCTCCCTCGCTGACTGGATCAGAGTGCGCCAACATTTCAAGCATCCAGGAACATGTGGTGAAATTGAATGAAGATGGTCTACCTAAGAGGCCTGGCAGTGGAAGGTCCCTGTGCAGTCAATGGGTCAAGAGTCCCTACCCCTCATCCACTGAATTTGAACAGAGGCTGGAATTGATCCGCGGACACAGTTACCACAACAGAGAATTGAGGACGAGTGACAGTGGCAGACATTATTACAGctcccacacacccactccacgtTCTTCCACAAG TTCCCAGACGTCGTTGCAGAGGGCACATCGAGTAGACGCTCGACTGACAGATCCTCTGAATGCCCTCTTTGGGATCACAGAGGCCACAATTCTCCAAACGCTGGGTGATCAATCCTGCTCTTCTGGCTCACCTGGATTGACCAGATCTGTGGTCAGAGATGTCGTGAGTCAGGTGAACTCTGACATCTCACTGATCATCTCCTATTCCAGCTCAGGTAAATCAAGTCCAGTGTTGTGTGACACTGGCAGGCGATATGCCATGCAGGCCGCCCAGAAGCTGGTGTCTGTTATCTGTGCCAAGTTGCGGAGGTTTGGAATCACTGGACAGGCTGCGCCTCAAGCCAAAACCAATCCATCTAAGGAGAATGTGGACATTGAGGCTTCTCTTGCACCATTGACAGGAGAAGTCATGGCTGTTATGGTCAACTCCAGAGAATGCCAGGGAGAAGAGCAAGGAACAATGGATGTGCTTCGAGAAATAACACACAAAGTAAATGTTTTGGCTTCAAGGGATAGTGTTGGTCTTCTGGAAGACTCCCTAGCAGAGGAAAAAAATCTGAAAGAGACTGTATCCTCTGGCAGCTTGGTGAGTCCAAACATCCTCATACTTTCACCTTCTGAGAAAAAGCTTGGATCTCCTGTAATGACAACCATTGAGAAATTCTCCAGTGGTGAATTGAAGTCAGAAGCCACTAACGCTATTAGCGAAGTGCTCATTAGGTCTAGCAGAAGTCTATCTGCACAAATGTCTGCTTGCACACCTGAGCATTCATGTAATCTGGCCAGTGAAAGGAATCTGCCAGCTATGCCAGAACTTTTAACAACTACAATTAATGTAGGTTCTGAAGCCTCTGGAATTATGGATTCCTTTCTGAGCGATATGACATGTATCGCACAATCAGATTTCACAAAAATGAAAGCTCTACCCGCGGCCCTTAACCTTTCTAAAAGGTTGCAGAATACGCTGAGGGGATTTTACTCTCGACTTTTGGCCCCTAACAGCTCAGAACGAGACAAAGAGGAGAATCTAGAGCAAGCTAAAAACATTTCTGCTCCTACTTTGATCCAAAAGTCATTTGGATCCAACAAGAGTGCGCGTATGCTTCCAGGGGTCATATCACCAGGAGAAGTGGCTCTTCATAGACATCAGAGCGAAAGCTCCAGACCTATGGCTCTTAGCCCTCAGATCATTCAGCTTCACCTCGACTCTACCACTAAGGAGGTTGTGAGCACAATTGTGTCATGTTACAAGCCAGAAGTTCCTGAGGAAGAATTGACATATTCACATGAAAAGATGTCATCGGATACGTCCCTTTTGGCTACTGAGTTTGTGGACCATGTCATAGCTTGGTTAAAGGTCATCTCTGCTGCAAGTTCTGCAACTTCTTCATCAGAGAGTTTGTGCGTTTCTCCAAATGCATTCATTTGCGAACTCTCCAGTGAAACGTTTCAGACACAGGCTGTGAAACGAGTGAAACAAGTCCTAATTGAATCTGTCAGGTGCTTTTCCAACTCAGGAAGTTCCAGCATATCAGAGTCCCACACTAGTCGGGTCAGTCAATCAGATTTTGGCATTCAACAGGATTCCTCCTCGACTTCCTTAATGAGCATGGACTCATCCTCTTTTGGTGTTGTTGCAGCCGTTGTGAAAGACATGAAGAGCCTGTTGCAGACCACCGAATCAACTGATAGTCTACAGCCAACTGATTCTGCCCTTCTACATGGTACCACAAGTTATTCTGAGACATCAAGCAAGAGCTGGCAAAGTGGTGTTGCCATTTCTGACTTTAAACTTTGGTCTACAGCACAGACTATTTATAGGCACCTGCGGAACAACCTGAGAGAGTTTTTCATCCGGCATCATCAACCAGATGTAAAAACCACAGATGCGATCATAATGCAAGCCAAAAAGCAGCAGTCAAATCTTGCTTGCCATCCAAGAGGAAATGACCAGATCGGAGGAATTGATGACCTCACGGGAGCTGGTGCAACTCCATGGCATTGTGGGAATGATGCTGGAGGGTGTGGAGACAGTTTGCAGTGA
- the LOC135559537 gene encoding uncharacterized protein LOC135559537, producing the protein MDEEKDLEDSHQEKGMEEEVEVEAEKPDAQLKEEKKVMSGKAPTKSADQGTEEGSSVAFCSPRAHYPDKYRNRAAVIQLLHEELRKSQLYPSGMEEDVCFPILINFMRNLTDGQWKVIQEGMRNPTTKVELAKMCRKIAKTVSHIAVEILIPTLAQILELDSAGEASSSPSLTGSECANISSIQEHVVKLNEDGLPKRPGSGRSLCSQWARTPSPSATDFEQSHMVTFDDKDLSTRPSSGRYLYSQWVKSPYPSSTEFEQRLELIRGHSYHNRELRTSDSGRHYYSSHTPTPRSSTSSQTSLQRAHRVDARLTDPLNALFGITEATILQTLGDQSCSSGSPGLTRSVVRDVVSQVNSDISLIISYSSSGKSSPVLCDTGRRYAMQAAQKLVSVICAKLRRFGITGQAAPHAKTNPSKENVDIEASLAPLTGEVMAVMVNSRECQGGEQGTMDVLREITHKVNVLASRDSVGLLEDSLAEEKNLKETVSSGSLVSPNILILSPSEKKLGSPVMTTIEKFSSGELKSEATNAISEVLIRSSRSLSAQMSACTPEHSCNLASERNLPAMPELLTTTINVGSEASGIMDSFLSDMTCIAQSDFTKMKALPAALNLSKRLQNTLRGFYSRLLAPNSSERDKEENLEQAKNISAPTLIQKSFGSNKSLAGSS; encoded by the exons ATGGACGAAGAAAAA GACTTGGAAGATAGCCACCAGGAGaaagggatggaagaggaggtggaggtggaggcagagAAACCAGACGCTCAACTAAAGGAAGAGAAGAAGGTCATGTCTGGCAAG GCCCCCACAAAATCAGCAGACCAAGGCACTGAAGAAG GTTCCTCAGTGGCATTCTGTTCACCCCGAGCTCACTATCCAGATAAATACCGAAACAGAGCGGCAGTAATTCAACTCTTACATGAGGAATTACGCAAGAGTCAACTTTACCCCTCAGGAATGGAAGAGGACGTCTGCTTCCCAATCCTCATTAATTTCATGAGGAATCTCACTGATGG GCAGTGGAAGGTGATTCAGGAGGGCATGAGAAATCCT ACAACCAAAGTAGAACTTGCCAAAATGTGTAGGAAGATAGCGAAAACGGTTTCCCACATTGCGGTAGAGATCCTCATCCCAACCCTTGCACAAATATTAGAGCTTGATTCCGCTGGAGAAGCTAGTTCCTCTCCCTCGCTGACTGGATCAGAGTGCGCCAACATTTCAAGCATCCAGGAACATGTGGTGAAATTGAATGAAGATGGTCTACCTAAGAGGCCTGGCAGTGGAAGGTCCCTGTGCAGTCAATGGGCCAGGACTCCCTCCCCGTCGGCCACTGATTTTGAGCAGTCACACATGGTGACATTTGATGACAAAGATCTATCCACAAGGCCCAGCAGTGGAAGATATCTGTACAGTCAATGGGTCAAGAGTCCCTACCCCTCATCCACTGAATTTGAACAGAGGCTGGAATTGATCCGCGGACACAGTTACCACAACAGAGAATTGAGGACGAGTGACAGTGGCAGACATTATTACAGctcccacacacccactccacgtTCTTCCACAAG TTCCCAGACGTCGTTGCAGAGGGCACATCGAGTAGACGCTCGACTGACAGATCCTCTGAATGCCCTCTTTGGGATCACAGAGGCCACAATTCTCCAAACGCTGGGTGATCAATCCTGCTCTTCTGGCTCACCTGGATTGACCAGATCTGTGGTCAGAGATGTCGTGAGTCAGGTGAACTCTGACATCTCACTGATCATCTCCTATTCCAGCTCAGGTAAATCAAGTCCAGTGTTGTGTGACACTGGCAGGCGATATGCCATGCAGGCCGCCCAGAAGCTGGTGTCTGTTATCTGTGCCAAGTTGCGGAGGTTTGGAATCACTGGACAGGCTGCGCCTCATGCCAAAACCAATCCATCTAAGGAGAATGTGGACATTGAGGCTTCTCTTGCACCATTGACAGGAGAGGTCATGGCTGTTATGGTCAACTCCAGAGAATGCCAGGGAGGAGAGCAAGGAACAATGGATGTGCTTCGAGAAATAACACACAAAGTAAATGTTTTGGCTTCAAGGGATAGTGTTGGTCTTCTGGAAGACTCCCTAGCAGAGGAAAAAAATCTGAAAGAGACTGTATCCTCTGGCAGCTTGGTGAGTCCAAACATCCTCATACTTTCACCTTCTGAGAAAAAGCTTGGATCTCCTGTAATGACAACCATTGAGAAATTCTCCAGTGGTGAATTGAAGTCAGAAGCCACTAACGCTATTAGCGAAGTGCTCATTAGGTCTAGCAGAAGTCTATCTGCACAAATGTCTGCTTGCACACCTGAGCATTCATGTAATCTGGCCAGTGAAAGGAATCTGCCAGCTATGCCAGAACTTTTAACAACTACAATTAATGTAGGTTCTGAAGCCTCTGGAATTATGGATTCCTTTCTGAGCGATATGACATGTATCGCACAATCAGATTTCACAAAAATGAAAGCTCTACCCGCGGCCCTTAACCTTTCTAAAAGGTTGCAGAATACGCTGAGGGGATTTTACTCTCGACTTTTGGCCCCTAACAGCTCCGAACGAGACAAAGAGGAGAATCTAGAGCAAGCTAAAAACATTTCTGCTCCTACTTTGATCCAAAAGTCATTTGGATCCAACAAGAGTCTTGC TGGCTCTTCATAG
- the larp7 gene encoding la-related protein 7 — protein MVDTEERVVGGGGALSSTMNPGGKNKENEKKKRSRVKQLLADVKKQVDFWFGDVNLHKDRFLRRLIEESRDGYVDISVLTSFNRMKNLTTDCKLIARALKNSSVVEVNLEGTKVRRQRPIGEDPKDVDNRTVYVELLPKKVTHDWLERVFTKCGNVVYVSVPRYKTTGHSKGFAFIEFETEEEAQKAIEMLNNPPEDAPRKPGIFPKTKNRKPIPDPPTLVTTLDEEEEKKRRKKKKSRGSTKEDAPSQAETTVGGAKEQEIESESKPSDRKRKCTAEGAEVVAPEGGTDKAPAKRLEKKRRRSQAGESSESDVQGDMPAKLRRMSEGEEGKVKEEDEVKESDGKDLPVKVEEEEEEKMDDSLLKAKRKRKKKHKERVKIGEEVIPLRVLSKKDWLKLKVEYLTLQKRSMGALKACLTKFHHKGAGAGEKMEMDTSLQQKQTSPEESKKAGEKESPLGPQFESGCIVRITHTTPLPGRKVIKDALSEVSPVVYVDTLEGDAEGHVRFKTPAEAKAIIDARTELQHKHSWQLEILSGDHEQRYWQKILVDRQAKLNRPRDKKRGTEKLISKAEKIIIARAKEATKHIRFMED, from the exons ATGGTAGACACAGAGGAAAGAGtcgtaggtggtggtggtgcccTATCATCTACCATGAACCCAGGTGGAAAGAACAAAGAGAATGAGAAGAAGAAGAGGTCCCGTGTGAAACAGCTGCTTGCAGACGTGAAGAAGCAGGTGGACTTCTGGTTTGGGGATGTCAACCTTCACAAGGACAGGTTTCTAAGACGACTCATTGAGGAGTCACGAGATGGAT ATGTTGATATATCTGTTTTGACGTCCTTCAACCGAATGAAAAATCTGACAACTGATTGCAAATTGATTGCAAGGGCACTGAAAAATTCATCTGTCGTTGAG GTCAACCTAGAGGGAACTAAAGTGCGACGGCAGCGTCCAATTGGAGAGGATCCGAAAGATGTAGACAATCGAACAGTCTATGTG GAGCTTCTGCCCAAGAAAGTAACACACGACTGGCTTGAACGAGTGTTTACCAAATGTGGAAATGTGGTTTACGTCAGTGTACCGAGATACAAAACCACGGGCCACTCCAAAGGGTTCGCCTTCATTGAGTTTGAGACGGAAGAGGAGGCACAGAAAGCCATAGAG ATGCTGAACAACCCTCCAGAGGACGCCCCCAGGAAACCTGGCATCTTCCCTAAGACCAAGAACAGGAAGCCTATCCCCGATCCACCCACCCTGGTCACCACACTAG ACGAGGAAGAGGAAAAGaaaaggaggaagaagaagaagtcccGGGGCAGCACCAAAGAGGACGCCCCATCACAGGCTGAGACAACAGTGGGCGGGGCCAAAGAACAAGAAATAGAATCTGAGTCTAAGCcctctgacaggaagaggaaaTGCACGGCCGAGGGTGCAGAGGTTGTAGCACCTGAGGGGGGCACAGATAAGGCCCCGGCCAAAAGGCTAGAGAAGAAGAGACGGCGGTCCCAGGCAGGGGAAAGCTCAGAGAGTGACGTCCAGGGAGACATGCCCGCTAAACTGAGAAGGATGAGCGAGGGGGAGGAGGGcaaggtgaaggaggaagacgaGGTGAAGGAAAGCGATGGGAAAG ATTTGCCTGTCAAggttgaggaggaagaggaggagaagatggacgACTCCCTGCTAAAAGctaagaggaagaggaagaagaagcacAAGGAGAGGGTGAAGATTGGTGAAGAGGTCATTCCTCTCCGGGTTCTCTCCAA GAAAGACTGGCTGAAGTTGAAGGTGGAGTATCTGACCCTGCAGAAGAGGAGCATGGGAGCTCTGAAGGCGTGCCTGACCAAGTTCCACCACAAGGGGGCAGGAGCAGGAGAGAAAATGGAGATGGACACCAGtctccaacagaaacagacatctc CTGAGGAGAGTAAGAAAGCAGGTGAAAAGGAGAGCCCCCTTGGCCCTCAGTTTGAGAGTGGCTGCATCGTCAGGATCACCCACACCACACCCTTACCTGGCAGAAAAGTCATCAAG GACGCTCTCTCTGAGGTGTCCCCAGtggtgtatgtggacaccctagAGGGGGACGCCGAGGGTCACGTCCGCTTCAAGACTCCAGCAGAGGCCAAGGCCATCATTGACGCTCGCACCGAGCTGCAGCACAAACACAGCTGGCAGCTGGAGATCCTTTCTG GCGACCATGAACAAAGGTACTGGCAGAAGATCCTGGTGGACCGCCAAGCTAAGTTGAACCGGCCCAGAGACAAGAAACGGGGCACAGAGAAG CTCATTTCCAAAGCCGAGAAAATCATCATAGCCCGGGCCAAGGAGGCCACTAAGCACATCCGCTTCATGGAAGACTGA